In a single window of the Lepidochelys kempii isolate rLepKem1 chromosome 21, rLepKem1.hap2, whole genome shotgun sequence genome:
- the PPIL1 gene encoding peptidyl-prolyl cis-trans isomerase-like 1, with protein MAAVPPDSWQPPAVSMETTMGTLALELYWKHAPRTCKNFAELARRGYYNGTKFHRIIKDFMIQGGDPTGTGRGGASIYGKQFEDELHPELKFTGAGILAMANAGPDTNGSQFFITLAPTQWLDGKHTIFGRVCQGIGMVNRVGMVETNAQDRPVDDVKILKAYPSG; from the exons ATGGCCGCGGTGCCCCCCGACTCCTGGCAGCCGCCCGCCGTCTCCATGGAGACCAC cATGGGCACCCTGGCGCTGGAGCTCTACTGGAAACACGCGCCCAGGACCTGTAAGAACTTCGCGGAATTAGCCAGGCGCGGTTATTACAACGGCACAAAGTTCCACAGGATCATTAAAGACTTCATGATCCAAGGGGGCGATCCCACCGGGACAG GCAGAGGGGGTGCATCCATCTATGGGAAGCAGTTTGAAGATGAACTTCATCCAGAACTAAAATTTACAG GTGCAGGAATCCTTGCCATGGCTAACGCCGGCCCAGACACAAATGGCAGTCAGTTCTTTATAACCTTGGCACCAACCCAGTGGCTCGATGGGAAGCACACTATCTTTGGCCGTGTTTGCCAGGGGATCGGGATGGTGAACAGAGTGGGCATGGTGGAGACAAATGCCCAAGATCGCCCAGTCGATGATGTGAAGATTCTGAAGGCTTACCCATCGGGTTAG
- the PSRC1 gene encoding proline/serine-rich coiled-coil protein 1, which yields MEMAEEEDIKFITDEKFDFGLSSPSDSREEEVQHVERGVAQGLDLNMQEREDTGRSRECLARWSPLSAEKLEEIVKEANWLAVQLERCSLREKENARAGLLGDTALGPAGEPLVSMRLPHKERASPRSPRRETFVVKNSPVRALLPTVEPGTLLPPGKSPSPCARAAPTPPRLRHKLGSCSAGSERLRKKSTPSKGPALSPTKRTEKLSLQDRPPSCASPARGRREPMGPRPSPSQPRPAQEPSTPRRRAEPLQEASAGQAKAFRGDAPQLPASARPAPGAPAHQTQARSMAAPVPTSRRLVPSSIPKLASRVIVLSRAAVPGRPSQPQPAGRGSAGRRVLPSAAGRRGPGPQRTAPPGSRLQPPREVTLPRSPR from the exons ATGGAGATGGCAGAAGAAGAAG ATATAAAATTTATCACCGATGAGAAGTTTGACTTTGGTCTGTCTTCTCCTTCAGACAG CCGGGAGGAGGAGGTCCAGCATGTCGAGAGGGGCGTGGCACAGGGGCTCGACCTGAACATGCAGGAGAGGGAGGACACGGGCCGGAGCAGAGAGTGCCTGGCCCGCTGGAGCCCACTGAGTGCTGAGAAGCTGGAGGAGATCGTGAAGGAGGCCAACTGGCTGGCCGTGCAGCTGGAGAGGTGCAGCCTGCGGGAGAAGGAGAATGCCAGGGCCGGGCTGCTGGGAGACACAGCGCTGGGCCCAGCGGGGGAGCCCCTTGTGTCCATGCGGCTCCCGCACAAGGAGCGGGCGAGCCCCCGGAGCCCCCGGCGCGAGACCTTTGTGGTGAAGAACAGCCCCGTCAGGGCGCTGCTGCCCACCGTGGAGCCAGGGACGCTCCTCCCCCCGGGGAAAAGCCCCTCGCCATGTGCCAGAGCAGCACCGACTCCCCCCCGCCTCCGACACAAGCTGGGCAGCTGCTCCGCTGGCAGCGAACGGCTCCGTAAGAAATCCACCCCCAGCAAGGGCCCCGCTCTGTCTCCCACAAAGAGAACTGAGAAG CTGAGCCTCCAGGACCGGCCGCCCAGCTGTGCATCACCTGCCCGGGGAAGGAGAGAACCAATGGGCCCCAGGccatctccctcccagccccgccctgcccaaGAGCCCTCGACACCCCGCAGGAGAGCGGAGCCCCTCCAGGAAGCAAGTGCAG GTCAGGCTAAGGCCTTCAGGGGCgatgctccccagctcccagccagcgcCAGGCCTGCCCCCGGTGCACCTGCCCACCAGACCCAGGCCAGGAGTatggctgcccctgtgcccaCGAGTCGCCGCCTGGTGCCCAGCAGCATCCCCAAGCTGGCCAGCCGCGTCATCGTCCTGAGcagggctgccgtgcccgggagGCCCAGCCAGCCGCAGCCCGCAGGCCGTGGCTCAGCTGGCAGGAGAGTGCTGCCGAGCGCAGCCGGACGGAGAG GCCCCGGCCCTCAGCGGACGGCCCCTCCAGGAAGCAGGCTGCAGCCACCCCGGGAGGTGACCTTGCCCAGGTCTCCGAGGTAA